The genomic stretch tataattaaattaaaacattCCACTTTTTCGATAATCATACAATACTAactcaaaatttattattttctttgttaaaaaaaatcataaaggttGAAGAGATAAGAGATAATGAGTTGGAAAAATCATATTCTGTCTGTTCTTTTTTTTCCTACCACTCAAAGTGGTTGTTGGATAAAGACACTGACAAATGACAATGTCGTCAATTCAAGGTCAAGAAAAAGAATACTTAAAAATTACTACTACttatttagattaattaactttaattttaatGGTGGTATAGGGAAAATTTCCTTCAATATTTCTACCaatagaaattaaaaatattgagAAAGCAAAACATGGAAGTGACTCTGGTGTCTATGATAGCCAAGGAAGGTAATATtatcattttatataaattaaaattttaaatattttttttagtgtttttctTTTCACTAAACATTATAACTCTTAATGTTTGATATTTTtaactctattttttttcttcagatttgTTCCTTCAAAATTTGAAGAGATTTTCAGCAAGCATGCAAAAAAGAATCCAGAGGCATTAACATCTGATGAATTGATGGGGTTGTTAAAGGCAAATAGAGAGCCTAAGGATTATAAAGGatggtaattttttttatttaattatataaactactccctccgttttttattataagtcgttttagacttttcacacagattaagaaaaataataattgttgtatgaaaatgagaaattatgaatgtttttacaaaattatctttcattaatgatatgtggaagataaatttatataattgaaaggagagaaaatagtaaatatttaagaatataataggaaaaataacattaattattcattggaattgtaaagcaacttatatttaaatacaattttttttccaaaacgacttataataaaaaacggagggaggaTAATTTAGtgaatttattttgattatttattggTGAATACATTAtacttaatatataattaattgttGCAATATTTTGATATTCAGGCTTGCTAGTTACACAGAATGGAAAATTTTATATGTTCTTTGCAAAGATAAGTATGGTTTACTACACAAGGAAACAGTTCGTGCTGTTTATGATGGAAGCTTGTTTGAACAAATGGAAAAGGAACAttcagaaaagaaaaataaataaatatttacttgttATGTTGTGATATTAGGAGTTTCTATGTGAATTTCTATTTGTGATTCTTCaagtaattttaataatattcatAGATTGTGATATTGCCATGGGTGTTTTGTGTGAGTGTGGATCTTAAGGAATGAGGTTTaagttatatttattatattttagatTAGGATATAGGTGGTTTGCTCATGTAAATGtcaccttttttattttatttgatttaccaTAGTATCACATTGTGCATGTAAATCTTgattacatatatttatttattttgaattgaattgaattgggGAATTGATTAtcaaaaccaaattaaaatatattatcgaAAAATTGGTTATGGcgaaaaaatatgtgaaaaatttaTTGTTTCGTACACCATCCTTATTTATCACTAGGCTATCTTTACCTAACTTCACCAATAGAAAAAACTCTCACTGATGGGAGAAACTACGGTCAATATATTATGGTTGTGTCTCTTAGACAATTAACCATAATCCAAATCTAATATCACTCAAAAACCATATCAGAGAGTGTCTCCTAGACAACTATCAACGATCCACCCCTTTGCattctttaaaattttaaaaaacttctTGGTAAGAAAACattaaaattgaaaagaaaaaaaacaaattggaAATCTTAAAAATCATTGAGAGGGAAAGGAGGTACTTTTTTGTAACCGTCTAATAAACCACTCCATCATTGAGTAATACAGAGGATGTAAACTAAGTATTGacaaaatagtaataatataataattatgagTATAGATCCTTTAAAAgtgattttttcttataaaattaatttataaaatttaatcatTCTGGTAAAATAAAACCGATTCATTCTTATACATGACGGGGAAAATTGAGTACTAGAACCATGAGCTAAAAAGTTAATCCAAAATTACAATTATTTAAAAGTAATTGTGAAAAAGTGAGTTGCTTTAAAGAATTGGTTGTTGCTAAGCTTTAAGGTGTGAAAGGTGTCACACCTAACAAAAATTCTACCTTGCAATTATTGATAgggataataataatatcaaatgattttcagaagaaaaaaaaatcaaataatttggaGCTGTATTATATCAATGACCAAATTATAAACGCAAGTTAACCCAAAAACAAGCAAATATTTGATGGCATAATTTAGGGTTGTGCATGTGGTTGGCTACAATCCCATTACTTTATCATTACTTCTTGTTTGATTTGATTACATAACTTTCTTTAGTACTAGCCGTGataaaaactatttttgattaatttgattttaatttaatgataattgaatataaaattatttatctttGAATATATTATcataatataatttgatttaatttaatgatAATTGAATATGAAATTATTTATCTTTGAATATATTATCTTAATATACGAAGCATGAGCTCTGAGACGATACAGCCATCAGGACACACAAACACTTCGACATCTATAATATCAAAAAtataggttttttctttacccacctccctatgggggtcaccccagcgaaaaccccattttacccctgcttcggaaatgcatttccgaaatatttttttttttaaatttttccagacttcggaagtgcatttccgaaaaaatcccaaaaattgagattttaattaattcggagatgcatctccgaaaaaacaaaaaaaatctaaaaattccaaaaattaattttatgatattaattaattcatatatcataaatttgatacttcctctggtcctatttataagaaaaaaattcctttttagatacattgaataaataatgtatctggacaaaaTATTattcagatacattatttattcaatgcatCTAGAAAGAGAATTTTttcttatgagttatgaataataattattatatatttctattctgattcatattttaaaatttaaaataattttaattaaaaaaattaaaataatttcacttataaaatgagttataattttttatttatatatttatatatttataataattattatatatttataaaaaaattaaaaaaatgagtgttttaatttatatatttatataataattataataattattatatatttataaaaattattatatatttatatatttatataataattattatatattaattataaatatatttatataataattaaaaaattttaaaaatgagtgtttttatttataattattattatatatttatatattatatatttatatatttcacttacaaaattaataattattattatatatttatatatttctattctgattcataattaaaaaagagttataattttttatttagtttaaaaaaattaaaaaaagattttgtcttaattttatttaatgaataaattttatatttaactctatataattcaaaatttacttatgaaattaaaatgtttttgatttatataagttagtaaaattatttttaactttcaaattgtttaggaaattttgattcaccttgattttattgattcaccttaattttatacctattaattgtattgattcaccttgattttaattttttaataattattgaattctttcggaagtgtatatccgaaacattccaagaccaatttggttttggaatatttcgaatatgcatctccgaagacacccttctcccaaaagggggtgttttcggaaatgcatctccgaaaacaccttttttttcgtgttttcggaagtgcatttccgaaaacacctttttttcgtgttttcggaagtgcatt from Vicia villosa cultivar HV-30 ecotype Madison, WI linkage group LG4, Vvil1.0, whole genome shotgun sequence encodes the following:
- the LOC131595929 gene encoding probable peroxygenase 4; the protein is MATASSITNNQEKRIDPDENVLQKHVAFFDRNHDGIVYPWETFQGFRAIGCGYLLSSVACIFINLGLSQKTRRGKFPSIFLPIEIKNIEKAKHGSDSGVYDSQGRFVPSKFEEIFSKHAKKNPEALTSDELMGLLKANREPKDYKGWLASYTEWKILYVLCKDKYGLLHKETVRAVYDGSLFEQMEKEHSEKKNK